In one Granulicella cerasi genomic region, the following are encoded:
- a CDS encoding NHL repeat-containing protein yields MFPSRWAAAFFAIGLSGTAVLTSGCANVALSGSTESLSGSQGTLSGKLHGGNQPVVGALVRLYAAGTSGYGSAGTLYATTTSSAPDGGFQFSKSATNTGVTNSSGSSWGCPSSGDPQMYLISTGGITQGTGTATNSAAAFAIALGRCSQITSATFVDLNEVTTVATMAALQQYFNPNTESFGAPASTQAQTGFQNGVATISNMVDKAAGAAYSSNTVSATPAGHSASVTVTITPETKKINAIANVLAACVNQTSSSAAQCSTLFASVPAPSPAVTSQPGITFSAPTDVLQAAYFMLSNPASGSAANINAAFGLISADAPFQPSLTTAPTDWSVAIRYDSASACTAGTFLGGAYDLAVDGAGNLWAAGDSANGNLMALTPAGAPMVCDLGTNVATSKALTIDTAGYIWIASNSAANVYRYDPNASSYTTWPTLHVPYAIAADGVGNVFYTSVSGTEVDEFANAATAVTPATARKVGAVGSGPFYLSADTAGNVWVLQTASSGSLYQVYPSTTTTAGNYYNGFQSSIVASTSASGDTGHITNPYGIAAGLNRKMALINGSNTASSVSNTLSLVTPASTAGQAVTITDSAQYAAGNSWGRGLAADGAGNLWTVSSSSSGGNYVTGATSPAQYMINEFSATGAAISPTGTLTSSNKPTGGYQKDSTIFPTAKYPNGPRSVAIDPTGNVWIGNNSTDGSGTGVVELVGSAAPVITPIAAALAAGASTGNGSSMP; encoded by the coding sequence GTGTTTCCCTCTCGTTGGGCGGCCGCATTCTTTGCAATCGGTCTGTCTGGAACCGCTGTTCTCACCAGCGGCTGCGCAAACGTAGCCCTGTCGGGCTCCACAGAAAGCCTGTCCGGCTCCCAGGGCACGCTCAGCGGTAAGCTGCATGGTGGCAATCAACCTGTCGTCGGCGCTCTCGTGAGGCTGTACGCAGCCGGTACGAGCGGATATGGTTCTGCTGGAACGCTCTATGCGACGACTACCTCGTCGGCTCCCGATGGCGGTTTCCAGTTCTCGAAGTCGGCCACGAACACGGGTGTGACGAACTCCAGCGGATCCTCCTGGGGCTGCCCTTCGTCGGGCGATCCGCAGATGTACCTCATCTCGACCGGCGGAATTACCCAAGGCACAGGTACTGCCACTAACTCCGCCGCGGCATTCGCCATCGCTCTGGGCCGCTGCAGCCAGATCACCTCTGCGACCTTTGTGGACCTGAACGAGGTAACCACTGTCGCCACGATGGCCGCCCTGCAGCAATACTTCAATCCCAATACTGAGAGCTTCGGCGCGCCCGCATCCACGCAGGCGCAGACGGGTTTCCAGAATGGCGTGGCGACGATCAGCAACATGGTCGACAAAGCCGCCGGAGCGGCCTACAGCTCGAACACCGTCAGCGCCACGCCCGCTGGGCACTCCGCGTCTGTCACCGTGACGATCACTCCGGAGACGAAGAAGATCAACGCCATCGCCAACGTGTTGGCCGCTTGCGTGAATCAAACCTCCTCCAGTGCGGCGCAGTGCTCGACGCTCTTCGCAAGCGTTCCAGCGCCATCGCCCGCCGTTACCAGCCAGCCCGGCATCACCTTCTCCGCCCCGACGGACGTGCTGCAGGCGGCCTACTTCATGCTCAGCAACCCTGCAAGCGGCAGCGCGGCCAACATCAACGCAGCCTTCGGCCTCATCAGCGCAGACGCACCGTTCCAGCCGTCGCTCACCACTGCGCCAACCGACTGGAGTGTGGCGATCCGCTACGACAGTGCCAGCGCGTGCACTGCAGGGACCTTCCTTGGCGGTGCCTATGATCTCGCCGTCGATGGCGCAGGAAATCTATGGGCCGCAGGCGACTCCGCCAACGGCAACCTGATGGCGCTGACACCCGCGGGCGCGCCTATGGTCTGTGATCTGGGTACCAATGTGGCGACCTCGAAGGCGTTGACGATCGACACCGCCGGCTACATCTGGATCGCCAGCAACAGCGCAGCCAACGTATATCGCTACGATCCGAATGCGAGTAGCTATACGACCTGGCCGACGCTCCATGTTCCCTACGCCATCGCCGCGGATGGCGTAGGAAATGTCTTCTACACCTCGGTCTCCGGCACAGAGGTCGACGAGTTCGCCAACGCTGCCACGGCCGTCACTCCAGCTACGGCCAGGAAGGTCGGTGCAGTGGGTAGCGGCCCGTTCTATCTCTCGGCCGATACCGCGGGCAACGTCTGGGTACTGCAGACCGCCTCAAGCGGATCCCTGTACCAGGTGTACCCAAGCACGACGACGACTGCCGGCAACTATTACAACGGCTTCCAGAGCAGCATCGTCGCCAGCACCTCTGCATCCGGGGACACGGGACACATCACAAACCCCTACGGCATAGCCGCAGGATTGAACAGGAAAATGGCTCTTATCAACGGATCAAACACTGCGAGCTCGGTCTCCAATACGTTGTCGCTCGTGACCCCGGCATCCACCGCAGGACAAGCTGTCACGATCACCGATAGCGCGCAGTATGCTGCGGGCAATAGTTGGGGGCGTGGACTCGCGGCGGACGGCGCGGGAAATCTCTGGACTGTGAGCTCCTCAAGCTCTGGCGGAAACTACGTCACCGGAGCCACCAGCCCCGCGCAATACATGATCAACGAATTCTCCGCTACCGGAGCGGCGATCTCACCCACTGGCACGCTGACGTCCAGCAACAAGCCAACCGGCGGCTACCAGAAAGACTCCACCATCTTCCCCACCGCGAAGTATCCTAACGGCCCTCGTAGCGTGGCCATCGATCCAACTGGCAACGTGTGGATTGGCAATAACTCGACGGACGGCTCAGGCACAGGCGTTGTCGAGCTGGTCGGTTCCGCGGCTCCCGTAATCACACCAATCGCAGCGGCATTGGCCGCAGGCGCGAGCACCGGCAACGGCTCCTCCATGCCATAA
- a CDS encoding MgtC/SapB family protein, whose amino-acid sequence MNLFHSDGQGLKQLAELGAAFVLSAAIGLERELRHKSAGLRTYTVVGTTAALFLLVSKYGFMDVLSEGRIVLDPSRVAAQIVTGIGFIGAGLIFVKGDWVKGVTTAATLWLVTGIGMACGAGLLLLALVTTIAYFIIALVFPLLLRQLPGTPVPTEESRNTEHD is encoded by the coding sequence ATGAATCTTTTTCACTCTGACGGTCAAGGTCTGAAGCAGCTCGCAGAACTTGGCGCAGCGTTTGTGCTCTCTGCCGCCATCGGGTTAGAGCGCGAGCTGCGCCACAAGAGTGCGGGTTTGCGCACCTACACGGTCGTCGGCACCACTGCGGCTCTGTTTCTGCTCGTCTCCAAGTATGGATTTATGGATGTCCTCTCCGAAGGCCGGATCGTCCTCGATCCCTCGCGCGTCGCCGCGCAGATCGTCACTGGAATCGGCTTCATTGGCGCGGGGCTGATCTTCGTCAAAGGTGACTGGGTAAAAGGCGTGACCACCGCCGCCACGCTCTGGCTCGTCACGGGTATTGGCATGGCCTGCGGCGCGGGCCTTCTGCTCCTTGCTCTTGTCACGACCATCGCGTACTTCATCATCGCCCTGGTCTTCCCGCTGCTCCTGCGCCAGTTGCCCGGAACGCCCGTGCCCACGGAGGAAAGCCGCAACACTGAACACGACTGA